The Pygocentrus nattereri isolate fPygNat1 chromosome 2, fPygNat1.pri, whole genome shotgun sequence genome has a window encoding:
- the LOC119261945 gene encoding uncharacterized protein LOC119261945 gives MTSAASFTANQMDDVSDYLWNNSLDLAKETLHLEFLNKLKSYTMKAERYLKFTLQDMVYLDGVTAMLKEMSEKVTEPEDLKVFIEGRHSSYKKFRDSCLQSLFIKDLNSIEPMPAMQKYLDTYREVMKESDPVYFVVALLPCPRAWSWIAQNLQLPKHSVHYIRKSDSESGQSEKHYRPILNKYLNSTEKLQKANDIFRRQMQNEHDFFYTS, from the exons ATGACGTCTGCTGCAAG TTTTACAGCCAACCAGATGGATGATGTCTCTGACTACCTCTGGAACAACAGCCTGGACCTTGCAAAGGAAACACTGCATCTTGAGTTCCTGAACAAATTAAAAAGTTATACCATGAAAGCTGAACGCTATCTCAAGTTCACTCTGCAGGACATGGTCTACCTGGATGGGGTGACTGCGATGCTGAAGGAGATGAGTGAGAAGGTCACAGAGCCAGAGGACCTGAAGGTTTTCATTGAAGGAAGGCACTCCAGCTACAAGAAGTTTAGGGACTCATGCCTCCAGAGCCTTTTCATTAAG GACCTAAATTCCATCGAACCGATGCCAGCCATGCAGAAGTATCTGGATACGTACAGAGAGGTGATGAAGGAGAGTGATCCTGTCTACTTCGTGGTGGCCCTGCTGCCCTGCCCCAGAGCCTGGTCCTGGATAGCTCAGAATCTGCAGTTACCCAAACACAGTGTCCACTACATCAGGAAATCAGACAGTGAGAGTGGCCAGTCCGAGAAGCATTACAGACCCATTCTGAACAAGTACCTAAACTCGACAGAGAAACTGCAGAAGGCCAATGATATCTTCCGCAGGCAAATGCAGAATGAGCATGACTTCTTTTACACTTCTTGA
- the LOC119261939 gene encoding uncharacterized protein LOC119261939, with amino-acid sequence MTSAASFTANQMDDVSDYLWNNSLDLAKETLHLEFLNKLKSYTMKAERYLKFTLQDMVYLDGVTAMLKEMSEKVTEPEDLKVFIEGRHSSYKKFRDSCLQSLSIKDLNSIEPMPAMQKYLDTYREVMKESDPVYFVVALLPCPRAWSWIAQNLQLPKHSVHYIRKSDSESGQSEKHYRPILNKYLNSTEKLQKANDIFRRQMQNEHDFFYTS; translated from the exons ATGACGTCTGCTGCAAG TTTTACAGCCAACCAGATGGATGATGTCTCTGACTACCTCTGGAACAACAGCCTGGACCTTGCAAAGGAAACACTGCATCTTGAGTTCCTGAACAAATTAAAAAGTTATACCATGAAAGCTGAACGCTATCTCAAGTTCACTCTGCAGGACATGGTCTACCTGGATGGGGTGACTGCGATGCTGAAGGAGATGAGTGAGAAGGTCACAGAGCCAGAGGACCTGAAGGTTTTCATTGAAGGAAGGCACTCCAGCTACAAGAAGTTTAGGGACTCATGCCTCCAGAGCCTTTCCATTAAG GACCTAAATTCCATCGAACCGATGCCAGCCATGCAGAAGTATCTGGATACGTACAGAGAGGTGATGAAGGAGAGTGATCCTGTCTACTTCGTGGTGGCCCTGCTGCCCTGCCCCAGAGCCTGGTCCTGGATAGCTCAGAATCTGCAGTTACCCAAACACAGTGTCCACTACATCAGGAAATCAGACAGTGAGAGTGGCCAGTCCGAGAAGCATTACAGACCCATTCTGAACAAGTACCTAAACTCGACAGAGAAACTGCAGAAGGCCAATGATATCTTCCGCAGGCAAATGCAGAATGAGCATGACTTCTTTTACACTTCTTGA